CTACTCTCGTTTTTCAGTGGGGCAAAGATAACAACTTATAACAACGCAAAACAACTTTATTTAACATAAATGTTACCTTCTGTTCATATTTAAGTCCTAAGCCGCTGAAACAAAGTGAGAAAAATTTTAAACATCTGTTTGGAGAGACGGATACATAGGGGAATCATGAGTAATGAGTAATGGGTAATGGGTAATGGAAGGTATGGTGTCTTCTATATTATATATAATAGATAAAGAGTAAGTTTTGGCTAAAGCCATAGGAAAGGAATATTTTTGATAAAACGGGCTAAAGCCCGTTTCTATTGAATATTGTTATAATGGGAATGGGTACTGGTTAGGATGCATTGTGATTTTTTCCCACAGATGGCACAGATTCACACAGAGGATCATGGATATAATTATAATATAGTATACAAAAAAGCGCATGTAATGAAAACAGGATAAAGCATGTTCTTATGGTATATAAATACTGATGATGATAATATAGAATATGGATAGTAATAACACAAAGCCTGAAAATCCGGAAATCAAATATCAAAATACAGAACACAAAACTCGAAACACGTAACTCAAAACCCAAGCCCCGAATTCATAATTCATCATTCATCATTTATATTCATTCCCCTCTTCTCCCCTAGCCCTGATAGGAATGGTTACCCCGCAGCTTGGAGTGGAGAGTCACCGGGGCTGAGCGTGGGAGCGTGCAGGCGCGAGGAGTAGAAATGGATAGCAGGAAATAGCTCCTAAAAAACAAATGCTATACTATATATCTATACTATATATAATGATATATCGATAGCAAACTGATTTCGAAAGAATATTTACTGGAATAATACCGGAAAGAAACTCTATTTATCCTATATATTATATAACAGGAGGATGTTTTCAAAAGTAATAATCAATCAAACAATCTCAGTTGCTGATCCCGGGTTCCGGTAAAGTTGGTGGTGGACAGTTTTGGAAATTCTTTCCCGTCAAAAAACTTCTTTCTGCCAATCTTAAAGGTAGTGTGAATCATTTCAGCAATATTCCCTTCTCCTCTTTGTCTTTCAAAATATCTTTTATCTCCCAGCTTCCCACCTCGCATGGAGCGGATGAGATTGAGGACTTTTTGTGCTCTGTCTGGAAAATGGGCTTCAATCCAGTTAACAAAAACCGGTTCTACGGTATCATTTAATCTAACCAGCGTATATCCGAACCCGGAAGCTCCGGCATCAGAAATTGCTTTTAATATATTCAGCGGCTCATCACTATTGAGTCCGGGAATGATAGGCGCCACCATTACATGTACAGGAATATTGTTTTCGGAAAGAATTTCGACGGCTTTTAATTTATTTTTCGCAGAACTTGTTCTTGGCTCCATTTTACGTCTCAGTTCTTCATTGATTGTGGGAATGCTTAGGGAAACGGAAACAAGATTCTGTTCTGCCATGGGTTTTAAAATATCTAGATCTCTCAGTACCAGTGCATTTTTTGTCAGAATATTGACAGGATGTCTGTAATCAAGACAAACCTGCAGTAATTTTCTGGTAATTTCAAACTGTCTTTCGGCTGGTTGGTAACAGTCGGTATTTCCGGACAGCAAAATAGGGGCAGCTTTATAACCTCTTTTCTGAAAAAACTTTTCCAGTAATTCGGGAGCATTTTTTTTCACCATGATTTTTCTTTCAAAGTCAATTCCGGCACTATATCCCCAATATTCATGGGTAGGTCTTGCAAAGCAGTAAGAGCAGCCATGTTCACATCCCTGATAAGGATTCATAGAATATTCCATCGGAAGGTCTTCGCTTTTAACCTGATTTACAATGGTTTTGGGAAACACTTCCGTGAAAGAGGTTTTTACTGTTTCGAAATCTTCATCTTCCGGCTCATAAGTATACCTGTCGAAACGATTGACCACGTTCCGCTGAGCACCCTGACCTTTTATGAAATTTTCGTTTTGCATTATGATGTAAAATTAGAATGGAATTTTTATAAAATAATGAGTTTTAACATTAAAGTTTTCCACAAAAAAAATCCAACACTTTCAAAAGCGTTGGATTTAAACATAATTAAATATATTTTTTTACTACTTCACTGCGTAAAATTCCACTCCGTGAGTTTCATCATCGTGGTTCTTTTCATCAAAGTGTCTGTGATAATCCGAATAGGAATCACTATATTTTTTATCTTTTTTTGTCAATATTTTTTTTATGCTGATTAAACTTAATACTGCCAAAAGACCAACTCCCCCTGCCAGTAAAACTCCAACTTCTTTTTTCATATTTTCTTTGATTTATTATTGATACCATTGCAAAAAGTATACCCATTTTATTTTTTTAAATTATAAATTTTGT
This sequence is a window from Chryseobacterium culicis. Protein-coding genes within it:
- a CDS encoding PA0069 family radical SAM protein codes for the protein MQNENFIKGQGAQRNVVNRFDRYTYEPEDEDFETVKTSFTEVFPKTIVNQVKSEDLPMEYSMNPYQGCEHGCSYCFARPTHEYWGYSAGIDFERKIMVKKNAPELLEKFFQKRGYKAAPILLSGNTDCYQPAERQFEITRKLLQVCLDYRHPVNILTKNALVLRDLDILKPMAEQNLVSVSLSIPTINEELRRKMEPRTSSAKNKLKAVEILSENNIPVHVMVAPIIPGLNSDEPLNILKAISDAGASGFGYTLVRLNDTVEPVFVNWIEAHFPDRAQKVLNLIRSMRGGKLGDKRYFERQRGEGNIAEMIHTTFKIGRKKFFDGKEFPKLSTTNFTGTRDQQLRLFD